The genomic stretch AAGCAGATATCAAAGAAAAACTTATTGAGCAGCTTTACTCTCCGGTTCGTTTTGAGGAAAGCATTAACAAGCTGATCGCAGAGGGTGTTACGACTTTTATTGAAATCGGTCCCGGAAAAGTGCTTTCAGGCCTTGTGAAAAAAGTGAATAGACGGTTAAAAACAATTGCTGTATCAGATCCGGAAACGATCGAGCTGGCAATTCAAACGCTTAAGGAGGAGAATGATAATGCTTAATGATAAAACGGCTATTGTCACTGGCGCATCCCGCGGAATCGGCCGCTCAATCGCCCTTGATCTGGCAAAAAGCGGAGCAAATGTTGTCGTGAACTACTCCGGCAATGAAGCGAAAGCAAATGAAGTGGTAGATGAAATCAAATCAATGGGCAGAAAAGCAATTGCTGTAAAAGCGGATGTATCAAATCCCGAAGATGTACAAAACATGATAAAAGAAACATTGTCTGTTTTTTCTACGATTGACATTCTGGTTAATAATGCGGGAATTACAAGAGACAATCTCATCATGAGAATGAAAGAAGACGAATGGGATGACGTCATTAACATTAACCTGAAGGGTGTTTTCAACTGCACAAAAGCTGTTACAAGACAAATGATGAAACAGCGTTCAGGCCGCATTATTAACGTATCGTCTATCGTCGGCGTCAGCGGAAACCCTGGACAAGCCAACTACGTGGCTGCAAAAGCCGGCGTCATCGGTTTAACCAAATCTTCTGCTAAAGAGCTCGCCAGCCGAAATATTACGGTAAACGCAATAGCGCCAGGATTTATCTCAACTGATATGACAGATAAACTTGCAAAAGACGTTCAAGACGAAATGCTGAAACAAATTCCGCTCGCGCGCTTTGGTGAACCTAGCGATGTCAGCAGTGTTGTCACGTTCCTAGCTTCAGAGGGAGCTCGTTATATGACAGGCCAAACGCTTCATATTGACGGCGGAATGGTGATGTAAGTTTTTTCTCGAAAATTTCATCGTAGTTTCTCTAGTTTTTTAAAAACGAATCCACTATAATACTTGAGGGGAGGTGAATTGCTATGGCAGACACATTAGAGCGTGTAACGAAAATCATCGTAGATCGCCTTGGCGTTGATGAAGCAGACGTCAAACTTGAAGCTTCTTTCAAGGAAGACTTAGGTGCTGATTCCCTAGATGTAGTTGAGCTTGTTATGGAACTTGAAGACG from Bacillus subtilis subsp. subtilis str. 168 encodes the following:
- the fabG gene encoding beta-ketoacyl-acyl carrier protein reductase (Evidence 1a: Function from experimental evidences in the studied strain; PubMedId: 8759840, 12655455, 12682299, 19850612, 28126742; Product type e: enzyme), with product MLNDKTAIVTGASRGIGRSIALDLAKSGANVVVNYSGNEAKANEVVDEIKSMGRKAIAVKADVSNPEDVQNMIKETLSVFSTIDILVNNAGITRDNLIMRMKEDEWDDVININLKGVFNCTKAVTRQMMKQRSGRIINVSSIVGVSGNPGQANYVAAKAGVIGLTKSSAKELASRNITVNAIAPGFISTDMTDKLAKDVQDEMLKQIPLARFGEPSDVSSVVTFLASEGARYMTGQTLHIDGGMVM
- the acpA gene encoding acyl carrier protein (Evidence 1a: Function from experimental evidences in the studied strain; PubMedId: 8759840, 12682299, 19850612, 27467752; Product type c: carrier), with product MADTLERVTKIIVDRLGVDEADVKLEASFKEDLGADSLDVVELVMELEDEFDMEISDEDAEKIATVGDAVNYIQNQQ